The window ATTCAGGTTATTACAAATGTTTCAAGGGTTCAGTCCAGACTTTGCCAGACCACAAGACAAAGCCAGTGGGACAAAGCTGTAGGTTTGTTTTCCAAAAGTGTCCACAAGTGAATATacaggtggtagtagtagtagtagtagtagtagtagtagtagtagtagtagtagtagtatcacgGTCAAGTGTTGATGTTACCCTTTTTTGGGGGTCCATTATTAATTCTCAAAAAGGTGTAAACATGAATTGTTTCTAAgagttaatttttttgttttttctgagtAACTTCTAACTATTATAAAGAGTTAAATTTAAAAAGTGTTGCAGTTTTTAGCTTTATATCTTAGACAAAAATAGACCAGTATTCAATCATATCCAAATAACTGTGCTAGTCTCTCAGCACCAGTGGAAACACCTCCTACGATCTGtacatttcatgtttttttatagaTGCATctgtaaaacaacaaacaaactacaGCTCACTTTCTCTGTGAAGAACAAGAGCATCAGTCGAGTTTAAGCTGGTGCTAAACACGAATGAAGAACTGAGAGGAAATAACCAGTTGTTATTAACCAGATTAATGcacatattaatatatataatgtgtgtatatgtgtgtgtgtgaatgtgtttgtggtggtggataaacaacagagcaaagccgtcgCAGAATCAagtgaacatcaggaaaaaaagaacatgagaaactagaaaaataccaggggctcaaagaaaaGCTGGAGAAGACCTGAAAGGTGAAGGCCTCAGTGgagcccgtggtcatcggacactcggggcagtgacccccaaactggaggaggctccagcagatccaggaaaaacatcagaccagTCCAGAAAAGagcaggaacagcaaagatacagTAGAACCCTCAAGATCCAATGAGGAAAAGAGAATGAGATGTGAGGATgagagatgaggaagagaggaggagttgATGTTGACTCCTCTGacctggctcctggctcctgactcctgactcctggctcctggctcctgactCCTGGCTCCTGActcctggctcctggctcctgactcctgactcctggctcctggctcctgactcctgactcctggctcctggctcctgactcctgactcctggctcctggctcctgactCCTGACTCCTGCCTTATTGCTCCTGACTCCTGACTCCTGACTCCTGACTCCTGACTCCTGACTCCTGGCTCCTGACTCCTGACTCCTGActcctggctcctggctcctggctcctgactcctgactcctggctcctggctcctgactcctgactcctgactcctggctcctggctcctgactcctgactcctgactcctggctcctggctcctgactcctggctcctggctcctgactcctgactcctggctcctggctcctgactcctgactcctgactcctgactcctggctcctggctcctgactcctgactcctggctcctggctcctgactCCTGACTCCTGGCTCCTGCCTTATTGCTCCTGACTCCTGACTCCTGACTCCTGACTCCTGACTCCTGGCTCCTGACTCCTGACTCCTGACTCCTGGCTCCTGACTCCTGGCTCCTGACTCCTGACTCCTGGCTCCTGCCTTATTGCTCCTGGCTCCTGACTCCTGGCTCCTGACTCCTGACTCCTGGCTCCTGACTCCTGGCTCCTGACTCCTGACTCCTGGCTCCTGCCTTATTGCTCCTGGCTCCTGACTCCTGGCTCCTGActcctggctcctggctcctgactCCTGACTCCTGGCTCCTGActcctggctcctggctcctgactcctgactcctgactcctgactcctggctcctggctcctggctcctgactcctggctcctggctcctggctcctggctcctggctcctggctcctggctcctggctcctgactcctggctcctggctcctggctcctggctcctgactcctggctcctggctcctggctcctggctcctggctcctggctcctgactCCTGGCTCCTGACTCCTGGCTCTTGGCTCTTGGCTCTTTTGTGTTGTACTTCATCAAAAGCAGGTTCTGTTCGTGGATGTTGGACACTGAGAGACTCGCTGCTTTAAGTTTGAACAGGAcgatatgtgttttattttgaaaggcaGCACCGGAAGTAGAACCTGTTTTGATAAAAATTGATGATTTGTAGAAACAGAGACAACAAGGAGCACGAGACACGCACGGCTGGACGCGTGGGTTTGAGGCAGAGACAGAAGACACTGAACATGTGACAGGAGCCAACCTTTTACCTGCAAAACCACATTGATCTGGATTTATCTGGGCCTAAATGGAGCTGTGAGGGAGACACTGATGCGCGCGCACTGGAGGAGACGCACGGCTCACAAAGGTGCGTCTGAACGAGTCTGAACGAATCTGAACGAGTGCGTCCTCAGAGCAGCGCGCAGtccaaaaacacattcacactgctctgttccatttcatttttcctttttttttttgtcatatttacatGTTCATATTTACATGTTCATGCTTTGTGTTTCCAGACTCATCAGGACCAGTCACCAGAGCTCATCCCTCAGGTCTGTGCGCGGGGCAGGTTCATCCATCTGCACGTTTCCATCTGGAGATAAACCATAAAACACCTGAAGACCCCATCAGACCTGCTTTAAGACACCTGGCCTGTACgtaacattaaataataagaGCCGTGAGTCAACCAGGACACAGCCCAGGCTCTGTGTCATCTCCAGCTCATCTGAGGCGTAATATTTGGCCCTTTTTTGTAGTTTATCTCCTGTgaatctttaaaaaatatttgtgcgtttgtgtcatTAAGTCGTTAAAGTGCAGGTCAGACCGCTGCATCACTGTGATTGTCCCTGCACCTGCgttcatttgttttgtgcttCTTTCCTTTCTGgcgcagaggagcagatgggagATGGTGGAGCACGaggggagggtggaggaggaggaggaggggcacgTGGGGCGGAATAAATCAGAGCAGGAGGTGGGGGTGGCTGGGTGCTGCCTGGAAGTGCAACTGGGTAAAGAAAATGCAGCCAATTAACTAAAGGTGGTCTTGATTTTCAGGCATGTTCCTTAATTCCTGCTGCTCCTTTCTCTTACGTCACCTCCTGTGCTCCAGCCTCGGTGTTGTGTAATAGTCCAGAGGAGACCAGCTCGTTTCCATGGCAGCCACCAGCGCTACGCCAGCACCGCCACGGCCGTAAAACAGCTCCGGTAGAATGAGACATGGCGGCTGGATAAACATAGTTCCATTAGTTCCATGTTtctgctcctggctcctcctggaAAAACACAACGCAGCATGTCGGTTGTCATGGCGATGTATAGATTAGTCACGCCCCCGTGCCCCTCCCCTCGTTTGCATTTTCCCTGTGGTAAAAATACTTAATATTTCTGGCAAGTTTGTGGATGGAGAATGAAAGAAAAGTCACTAAACGGCAACATTTCGTCACTAATTCAAGCAGCTCCTGAAATCTGCTACGTCAGACTGTGATAAATGTGAAGTGTTTATGTCGTGGAGCAAAAGAAGCACGAAAAGAAAAGCATAGACATGGTTATTACGGCACGGAACGATAGTACTCAGCCTCGGAACAATGGAATTTCCAGTTAAGGCTTCACAATTTACTTCAATCGAACAAAGACTGAAATGATTTAGGGAACACAACAGCCCCTGTAaacaatgtaaacaataaaatatctgaCTATAAACAGCTGcttaccctgtagtttagatctgcacaaacacgaTCTCAAATGCATTCAGTCCGTGTGTTGGTTTAGAAGTTCAGTCTTTTCTTAAATGCGCCTGAACGTGTTTGAAACGTGCGCTCTGAACAGAAtctaaacaaaaactgtaaatctaACTCTAATCGCAAGACGTATCACAaaaatcagtttgttttttctaaaaTGCTGCAGCTTTATTACAAATGTGTCtccatttagatttttattactcaaaattatctttatttatacagggaaacccaatgagagcactctctttaaaatacaaagcaaacagaaaacaaaacaaaaaaacgctccatataaaacattaaaacaggagcaggttttaaaataaataagcagaacaaaaatattacacatgAACAGTATAATGTAACAGTTTATGTGGTGATTAAAAGTCAGAGTTTAGTACAAACAAAACCTCTGCTCCACTTATTCGATCTTAACGTGGTCTCGATGTCGTAGAACACGGAGAACCTTCTGTGACTCTTTACATGTTCTTCCATGTTTCTTGTGTCTCAGATTGACTGGAGCTGTACCATGCCTGTGGCCTCCACCAGGACAGAGCCTGGTGAGCGCACTCTTCATCCGCTCCTATTACATCACAACACCCCCACGTTCACAATGACTCAAACACAAAAGCCtttgtctctttgtttctgGACGTTTGGGATCATTGAGTCTTTGTCTTTTTAGCTCCTCAGGTGTTGGACGCGATGAGCGACAGCACGGCCAGCTCCACCACCGCCAACGACCTGGACCTCATCTACCTCAAAGGCATCATGGAGAACCCTCTGGTGAGCAGCAGCCGGTTTTATATAAATATCCAAATCACATcaagaacacacaacacattttgtACAAATTTAAAACAGTGAGACAGATTTACGCGTCTTAAAAACACATACTCTGTTAAATGAACCATGTTTTACTGGAGCTGTGTGTTTGCTTCATTCTCACACTTCAGCCCTAAATCATCTTCTTAGAGCTCTAAACATGCTCAGttcacattttgtctgtttagTCGCCTCACAGACGCTTCTTTGGTCAAATGTACGGCTCTATTAGCTTAGCGAGGACTTTATCTGGTTGTTTATTCCCGTTTCTGTGAGCAGAGGCAGCTCCAACACCTAAATGTCTCACTGAGGTGAACTCTATAAAGCATAaagtccaaactatggcccgggggccaaatgcggccctcagagcACTTTGTGTTGGCCCCTCAGGCCTCCAGCTGAGTCGGCCCAGTGACCACGAGCAGaactttttactgcaaattcTAGTAATTCCACCACTATAAACCCAATGATTTTATATTGACACAGACTTAAAATGAATGTTCCAAGCCTAATTAAAGTCAAAGCTGTGTAAAACACAGCCGTCTCAAAGTCGCACTGCAGTGATCAGCTGTGGCCCTCCACTTACACTGTGTTTAgataaaaagtttggacatccctgatATAAAGCAACTTCTTCAAAAGGTGAAAACCATGTTTAAAGGGGAATTAAtaatatgtgtttgtttatactTTAAAACGTGCTTTCATAATGTGGACATTGTTTTCAAACTATTTATCTGTTTCTAAAGTGACCAGTGCCTGTACAGTCATActggaaaaaagtaaaatcagTTAAAAGAATCTCCTGTTGATATTGACACAGATGAGTTTCATGAGGCTGTGTCTGTGACGGTGGGTTCAGTTCTTTCAGCTCTTCACCTGCCGTCTGTTTTTTCCCCAGGAGCAGGATGAGAGCCTGAAGGCACCACGGCTCTCTCCGGTGCGAGAGAACAACGTGGAGCTGCTCCAGGAGATTCTCCGAGACCTGGACCCGTTCAAGAGCCACTCGGACACAGTGGCCGAGCTGTCCAACATCCTCACACAGCCGCACTTCCAGGTACAGAGCACGAATATAAATGTTTAGATGTAGAAGTGACTGGGATTGAGTCTGCGATTATAAAaactgtggatcattattttgtattttggacattttaaatagaagTAACGCAGTAATTAAAGATCAGTGTGCACAAGCGGCGAGGGGGAACGTCCTGAGCAGTGACATGTTGACAACAGGagaaatatattattaaaaatgaataagaaGGTGATTCTAAGCCCATTAAAAGCTCTTTAAAGTGATTTTGCGTCACtataaatgagacaaaacacaaacgcTCTTGATGCACTGGACGCTCTTTGGTCTAAAGCAGATTCTTGTGTATTTCAGTCCCTTCTTGAGACGCACGATTCCGTGGCGTCCCAAGCGTGCGACAGCCCGCCTCCCAGCCCCTGTGACTTTGTCGACCACGATGATGAAGACGAGGATGAAGACGAGTGCGACACACACAACCACCACCCGCCAGACGCCGTGCGCATGGTGGGCATCCGCAAGGTGGCAGGAGAGCATTTGGTACGGACACTttttaaagatgtttatgttgttgctgtttttgtttgattttctatttgcttttctttttcagGGAGTAACATTTAAAGTAGAAAACGGAGAACTGGTCATAGCTCGGATTCTGCACGGAGGAATGGTCGACCAGCAGGGCCTGCTGCACGTCGGAGACATCATCAAAGAGGTTTTTGGTTTTAAGGATGAgatgtttggtgtttttatatCAGTCCATCATCACTTTGTGTCTGTTTCAAGCCCATATTTCAAGATCAGGAAAAGTATtctgaaaacaaagaaaaaaaactgattaTTCTCAGTGAGTGGGAAGAGTCTctaaaaactaataataatatgatgTAAAATAATGCACTTTTGCGTAACAAACGGTGTTTTCTAATTCcaagataaagaaaataaaaactgaaaaaccaAGTTGAAATTTGTTGCAGAatgattttgaaatgtttatgaaagtcactgacagtttaaaaaaattcaTAACGCTTTTCTTTCaaactatttttttaaaatgtttccaGAGcctttagaacgactcttctgACAATAATCTGAGCGAATCCAACACCGAAGAACGAGCCTCATTGTCCAGAggcactttgagtcacatgggtcaaattcgacattttaacaccagagacgccccgagcgtaaacgccattaaaggaataataagtgtttttcacagacagggggcagtatctccacagacctgactagtcctgatttcttcctgtgggtcgatcttaaagaaaaggtgtgtgtgaataaacctcagacgataaacgacttaaaatgtgacatcgaggatcaaataagagacatgagccggaaatgatttaaatgtgacgcaGAGTGAGTTGGATCAGGCTGTTCagggagaaaaaacaaaatgatggacactttttaggtcaattaggtcatttttactttctCTAGTTTAAGttgtgataagttcaagtgtaagtgacaaTTCTAACTGTATAtatcgccaaaaatctcagaaggttcagtttatctactgctaaaatttggtgagtttaacttaagaattaaaggagcgactgaagatttaaaagtgtcagtgacttttgggacgtttcttttatgtttgtgagtttgtgactgAGCTGAGACATAAATCTTTCAAAAGGACATTTTAagaaacacctaaacaggaaaTATACTTGAACGTTTTTTGTCTCCTCAGGTAAACGGTCGAGACGTGGGCCGAGACCCCCGCGTTCTGCACGAGGAGCTTCAGGCCGCCAGCGGAAACATGGTCCTAAAGATTCTCCCGAGTTACCACGAGGCCATCCCCCCACAAAAGGTGAGCGAGCAACGGACAATCAAACACGAACACGACGTGAGACACTTTTGTCCTTTAGGTGTTCTTCAAATGTCACTACGACTATGACCCCGCCCACGACGCGCTGATCCCGTGTAAAGAGGCCGGTCTGAGGTTTGAGACGGGGGACATCCTGCAGATCGTCAACCAGGACGATGTCAACTGGTGGCAGGTAGAAAATCCAACAAAcgttatgtatatttatgtgatTTAGGATGTAAgatgtagttttttgttttgttttgaggcGCGTCACGTCGAGGGAGGAAACACTGGACTGATCCCGAGTCAGATGctggaagagaagagaaaagcgTTTGTCAAGAGAGACGTGGAGCTCCCACCAGCAGGTAACAGCCAGGACGGTCAGAATAATAACTGTTCCAAttattgtctgtgtaaaccctcagacatccaggtctgatccacagcaaaagatgaagtttaaatctgtcaactggactaaaagttTTCAGAGTGAGACAAACTTCTTCACTCCaagtctgaaaattctctgctgggacaaacaaagtaatgtgtctactccattcagtgaagagtgagcgttaaactggagaaactaaacagacacttcataagagaatgaaccaacacgagagagagcagctcaggacacagtctgctgttcatctgcatctcaaagacacGAACcacgaaagaagaagagagagagggtcagatctgagtcagagaaaagaaatggtttgagaggagagttaaagaagagatttttgttaggaaagacgatccttttttaacagaaatggagcctgagacataatttctcccccatctacaactccatcctcagacccaaagcaaacagagGAAACAAATAGAACATTACAGGCTGGATAGAGttattaaggctgaaactgtagacaaaagctgtttacagtttcagtgtcgttagcgcctccttcagacagatatgaggcagtgtccagcaggaatctgaccagagctgaagaagagacttggataAACAgtcaaacgtcttcagtcctacaactttttgtccagtgacagatttaatttcatacatttttgctATTCCAGCCATTTTAACTATTCTTTTATTGAGAGTCTCCTCGTTCATGAAGTTAAAATCCTTATTGAGGCATTTATAATCATAGTATTTACGTTTAAATAGACATTATAGACACTGCATCAGATGTTTCAAGTAAAATGATTAATGCATCTGCTTTGCTGCTttggaaaattaaaaataaaacaaaaaaatatcactGAGTTTTAAGAGGATAGTTGATAATCACGTCTGTAAAGTGTTTGGATCTGTTTTTAACGTGATGCATCGACTGAACTGATGTATAAAGGTAAAGTTCGTTGGGTTAACTCTGAAACAGAACTCTCTAAAACACAGTTATTATAATTCTCCGCCGTGTCAGGATCTATGAGAGTGTACATACATGTGCAGGGTGTATCCAGCATTCATCCCATTCTCTGCAAATTATGTAACTGGATGAAGGGCACAACGATAAGAAGAACGAGCTTTAAACGAAAAACAAAGCCAGCGATAAGAAGCTGCTGCTGCTTAAAAAACTGGAACTTATGCCTGTGTCGTATTATTGTTTCAAAGCCGTATCTTCCAAATATGAAGTTTGGGaaatcactgttttgttttactttattttcatgtCTGATGccacagcagggggcagtgtcaGTTGTGTgacgctgccccctgctggtgttaCACTGGACGACAATAATAACATTTAGTTTCTGAATGTGACACAAACAGATGCTGTACAGTTCTGCTAATCTTACAGGTAATCTGTGCACCGGTGTTGgattaaagaagaaaaagaaaatgatgtATGTGACCACGAAAAACGCAGGTaaacaaatataattatgtCATTAAAACAATACAGTGTCTGCTCTTCTTCTACTTTACTTACACTTTGCCTTTTCTCTTCTTTCAGAGTTTGACAGACATGAGATTTTACTTTATGAAGAAGTGGCCAAAGTTCCACCGTTCAAGAGGAAAACTCTGATTCTGATTGGTGCTCAGGGGGTCGGGAGGCGGAGACTGAAAACCAAACTTCTGCTGAGAGACCCACTGATCTTTGGCACGATTCTCCCCTGTAAGTCCAGACCCAGCGCAGTCACAGGACGTTCACACTGTGTTTGTCTGATAAACGTGTGATTAACTCTCTCCAGACACGTCCAGAAAGCCTAAAAAGGGTGAGCGTGAAAGCCGGATGTACGCCTTCACCAGCCGAAACAAGATGGAGGCGGACATAAAAAACGGCCGCTTCTTGGAACACGGCGAGTACGATGGAAATCTGTACGGAATCAAGACGGAGTCCATCCACGAGGTGGTGGAGGCCGGACGTGTGTGCATCCTGGACGCCAACCCACAGGTCAGGAACATAAAGTGTCACTGTTTAAATCATCAGTGAGAAGCGTCAGACTCATGTTAAAACTACGGCTGCACATGGGCAGGTTTGACGACTAAGTCCACAgaatatttaagatttaatttaaaaaatgcagtcgatttatttatttttaagtttataatttaacttcctggttggtCTTTGGGGGCGACACACGTGACATAGAAGTGACATAATGTCATGAGAGGGAGGACTCCGcccacagacctccaccaggaGGACTCCGcccacagacctccaccaggaGGACTCCGcccacagacctccaccaggaGGACCTCACGTGACTCACATCCACAAGTCCCTAAAAGTAAACAGAGAGCAGCTATGCTAACAGCCGCCAAAGTCAACTGTTTCCTGGATGTATTGGTGGGTGAGGTGAGGGACATGTGGGTGGAGGTGCAtcctggtggaggtctgtggggtcctctgggtggagctCTGCAGTCAGACTCTCATGGATTTACTGCAACTAGAATCAAAACGGCCAAAGCCTGTGCCTCCAGattacacaatagttacgaCTGGactaataaaaagtaaatgacAACCAGAAAGCCAGAAAAATGTCCCTGAATTTTGAATGGAGGTCGATAAAATTCACTGCTACTTATTTTTGCCCTTATTTTAAACAAACTTCCTctcaactgatgtaaaactaaaactatgataaatgtcACTTGATAATAGTTATAATAAATCAACCAACTGGCAActgaaatatttcaaaaaaaagtTCCTGATTTTGCCACATTCAGCCGTTTATTTGGGGATTTTAGATTTGAGgcttatttttgtctttgtgcTCAAATATGTCGTGGCattccacacacactgatttcTTTTGATGCCGTCACACACGTCTCAGGACATGATTAGCTGCAGTTGTGGATAAGTCAGCCGGGCGTCATGTGTTTGGCTCTGAGGGGTTTTCAGTCGTCAGATATGAGCCTGTCTTTGTCTCCTCTAGTCTCTCAAAGTGCTGCGGACCTCAGAGTTCCTGCCGTACGTGGTCTTCCTCCAGGCTCCGGAGTTTGAGGTGCTGAAAGCCATGAACCAGTCGGCGGTAGAGGCCGGCGTGGTGCCCAACACGCTCACGGTAAGACGGAGGAAAACGCCCGAAACGTAGGTCAGAGAGTGAGGCACGActcataaagaataaaaaagacagaataaaataaaaacacttacagCAATtcataaaaaagaagaaaaacaagcaTGTAACAGTCTCACGTGTCAGCTCTGTGGACAGTCTGTGGTGCACgtctgcgttgtgttgtttttgttcagtttgatgtGTTAAGAGCCACAGGACGCAGAGGGAACTTCAGGAGCCGTTTAATCTGGttcacaaaagcacaaaatagGATCAACATGTGCCGCTGTTTATCAGTCCAGCCCAAACTCTTTCAATTCTGAATTTACAAAGGACAAAACGACAAACCTGGGTCACAAAAGTGCAAAATAGGATCAAATATCTGTTTATCGGTCCATCCCAAACTACAGGAGAGAAGAAAACGGACAGAGTTATCATCTGTTCACaggaataaataaaatcagaGCGACATCAGAGCTCAATATCAACttaaacacaagaaaaatataattacagatgtaaataaaggcacaaataataacaaaatgacaCTTTAACCGTGGGATTACAATAGATACTGACCTCTTGACCCCAAAACTGGATTTACAAAGAGAAGAGGCGGAGGTCAAACCCTCGATTTATACTAAAGGCAAAGGTcacacgaagaagaaacaaaaacacagaagaagaagtgtctggaggaccaaggctgcagTGAAACAAACGGCATTTAtgagcaaaactaaaactaaactagtatcgaaactaaatactcatttaagcaagtatcaatattgaaaataaatcacataaCTGGATTAAATTTGACCTTTTCTGCACAGTTTCATCCTGCGTTTTGTCAGAACGAGCAGAAAACCACAcggtataataaataaataaatattattttgtgtggAGCTTTGATGATCATTTGAGCATCAGAATCAGTGCTGAGTTTTGAGTCGATTCTTTAGATTTAAAATCAAGTTCGAGATGTTAGTATTAGAACAACACGAGGACAGGCTTTTATAAATCTGTCAGGGCAATTTAATTATTTGTGCTGGTT of the Periophthalmus magnuspinnatus isolate fPerMag1 chromosome 8, fPerMag1.2.pri, whole genome shotgun sequence genome contains:
- the LOC117375282 gene encoding MAGUK p55 subfamily member 2-like; this encodes MPVASTRTEPAPQVLDAMSDSTASSTTANDLDLIYLKGIMENPLEQDESLKAPRLSPVRENNVELLQEILRDLDPFKSHSDTVAELSNILTQPHFQSLLETHDSVASQACDSPPPSPCDFVDHDDEDEDEDECDTHNHHPPDAVRMVGIRKVAGEHLGVTFKVENGELVIARILHGGMVDQQGLLHVGDIIKEVNGRDVGRDPRVLHEELQAASGNMVLKILPSYHEAIPPQKVFFKCHYDYDPAHDALIPCKEAGLRFETGDILQIVNQDDVNWWQARHVEGGNTGLIPSQMLEEKRKAFVKRDVELPPAGNLCTGVGLKKKKKMMYVTTKNAEFDRHEILLYEEVAKVPPFKRKTLILIGAQGVGRRRLKTKLLLRDPLIFGTILPYTSRKPKKGERESRMYAFTSRNKMEADIKNGRFLEHGEYDGNLYGIKTESIHEVVEAGRVCILDANPQSLKVLRTSEFLPYVVFLQAPEFEVLKAMNQSAVEAGVVPNTLTDEELRRTCDQSAKLQAAFGHYFDLAIVNDNLDETYRTVKAALETVSKNPQWVPVTWVF